aaaaatatataaatatataaataaatgtttatatagaTGGTCCATGATCTAGCTTTGATTCTTCAGGTTTTGGGGAGGCAATGATGCATACAATAGGCTACATTTACACAAGAAAAGCGGCTAAAGAAATGGGGAAAGACAAACGATATATGAAAGTGCCCTTCTTGGCGGAATGGGTGAGAGACAAAAGCCACCATATGAAATCTCAAGTCATGGCTGCTTCTGGTACTGTTTCGTTGCTTCAGTTGCAGGGTGAAGTGAACAAGTTAAATGAACACCAAGGTGATAACAGAGAGGAGCATATTCAGAAAGCCATTGAAGCTAAAATGGATGCTTTGCTTCAGTCCCTTTGGCAGATCAATGTTCTCGACATCGAGTCCACTCTATCTCATGTCTGCCAATCTGTAAGTCATTTTACATTACACAACCATTTCTTTTTGTAGTAATAATTAATATTCTTGACAATCTTTATTGTCACTCTCTGGCAGGTGCTTAAAGATCCAAGTGTTTCCAAGGATGTTCTTCGAGGTCGAGCCATGGGACTGAGGCAACTTGGAACGATCTTCCAGGTAggcaaaaacaaaaaggttGGTAACTTAAGAAAATCTCAATGCGTTTAGATTAAAGATTGGTGGTTTGATTCTTGAGAGCCAAAGTATAAATCagagaatctctctctctctctctctatttctgTGTGTTAAAAGGGTGCTAAGAAGCCGTACACCGACATGAAACAGGACACCGGAGGTTCTTCAAAAGCGATGTCTTGAAATCTCGGTTCGCCTTCGccagaaaacagagagaaatcGGAATTGGCTATTGCTGTTTCCTTCTACCATTTTTGCTATTGGCTCAAAGTTTGGATTTGtcctttgttttttctttttcttttactttgcATGTTAGTTTGTAAACATTGTTTTCTGAGTTAGAGGTGACTAATCGAAGATTATAATTAGAAGTGGAATTATTTTGAAAGTTTGTTGAATTTTAGCTCTTCTTGGcttggtctctctctctctctttatggCCAGCTTCCTCACATTCTCTTCTTCAGACTTGTACTCTGTTTTTGTTCTCACTCACTATTTGTTAGTTTACTTATGTTTCATCAGAACACAAGCACACccactctctctttactctttcATTTACGTTTGTTGTTATTCTTgtaaagagagaagagagtttATCTCTGTATGTCTACATTGTTACTTTCTCGCCaactctttatttattttttaattagaattGTATACATTCTTACAACACCACATACACATACTTATAGTAGTTTTCTCTAACTAATTCCTACACTTTCTCTTGGATCCTTTGATTAAactttcttgttcttttttgtGATCCTTACCTCCTAGATAAGAATATTCAAGAGattattcttcttgtcttctttAGTTGTCTCTCCATCTGCCTTGTTTCCTTTCACTTAGGTAAGCAAAATTTGTTCTTTGTTTGATCACCAGCCTTTTGTTCAACTTTGGTTCATTGAACCACCACATTAGTTTTCTTAACCTTGGTGTCTTCATCTTGTTTCAGTTGTTGAACCTCTTGGATTCTCAACTTCGAGTGATGCATTCTCTACATCCTCATGCTTCTTATCCGTCACCAACTTTTGCCTTTAAATTCTCAGAACCATCACCAACTTTTGCCTTTAAATTCTCAGAACCATCACCTTAGTTTTCTCCAGCCTTGGCCTCTTTGATTCTTTCACCTTGGTTTTATGTAACCTTGGTTCTTCCATCTTTAGCTTTGAACATCAATGGTTCTTCAGCTTCAGTCATGGATTTGGGTTTCCTTGGCATCATTGTTCAGTTGTTGTTGATCTCATCCATATCTCTAATGGTTAAAAACATCCAGCAACTCCCACAGCTTCCTTGATCTTTTTTTACCTCCACCATCgttttattcatttttctttgttcatGTCTTCCTCTTGGAAACAACTCTTTCTTGTTATTTGCCTGTTCTTTGCCTTAGATCTTCTCCTATAGGCTTCATCTTCCCATTAAAATTGTGATGATTCCATGAAATGCAGAGGGATAGAAAAATTTCATGTGAAcctattaatttaaaataaccaCACAAAGTTGGAATTGAGCAATGGTTAAATTTTCTATATCCCACTATTCGCCTTCACTTTGGAGAGTTTGAAAAAGgagataaagaagaaaaaaaagattcagaaaagagagaaagatggaGGAAAGAACCAGAAAAGACTgtctgtgtgttcagatacatGCTAGGGTAAGAAttcatgtgtcctttgatcgatatctcaaaataaaacctacatttttatatatcagaAATGAGGTCAGTATAGTGATATGTCAGACGACGTCTCATGAGTTGTGTGTGGTATGGCAAGGTTGCTGGACTGGGGCTGAGTACATGGAGATGCATCAGATGTGGTTGCAACAATGTAGAGATGATGGTGGTGTTCTAAGTAGCAGGTGAGTCTCCACATTTTCAAACCTCTTCCATAGATTGTACTATGTTTTGCGTGAGACAATTAAAAGAATAAGTCTTGGGAAGTTGGTATATTATGGTTTTTACCACTTTTATATCTTGGTATAAGTCATATTTATAATCCATAACATATGTTTGGAGTCATTCTAAAGTCTTTTCAGGTCTTGATAAGTTTTGGGCATCTATACAGATTCTAGAGCTATTTAAGATACATGACTACACATACATGTCAGAAATTTAGCAAAGGATGGAGACCTTATCGTGGTGCAATAGAGTTAATCTTTTGACACAAAATAGAATTATGAGTTAGATTTCCAATTCCATTGTTCTGAGGTCAATCAGGATCTTGGATTGAAAGTTCGGATTGTTTTACTAGAAAGTGGTCCAACTAACGCGCAAGTAGAAGCTGTCAGAGGATTTAAAGTTGTGGGTAGCAGAGAACAAAGCAACCTGAGCAGAACATAGTGGTATTATAGTGTTCTCAAACTTAGAATGAAATAGTATTAAACATTACTATGTTTATTCATAGCATGGACACACAATCCTAGAGGTATTATAAACCCCCATAAATCTCAGGTTGCAAAAGAGGAGGCCAGACACTGCTCTAAACAGGGCATTTATGTAAGAATTTCCCATTTTTATGTCTTCAAGAATGCAATCTCAAACATAGTTTCATTGATCTACATCTGAATGAATGAAGCTGTTTTGTATTCCCATAGAATTTTATTGTGAGGTAATATGGTGCATTCTGAGCTAAGCAGCTTTCACTTTCTCTGCATATTTGCTCGTATCTTCCGAGTAAAGTACACCCTCTCGTGACAGAAGACGTACAAGGGCTAGAGAAAACCGAGCCTGTAAATAATTCATGTTAAAAGAGTAAAAGCTGTGTGTAGGATAATATGTCGTAGAAAAGGTTTAGCAAAAACATTTACCCATTGGAATCCCACGAGAGCGAACCAGCAGCCTCTCAAGCCGAATCCTCCATTGCTCAGAAGCTTTTTAGTCAATAATTGTATACAATACAAATAGAAAATAGAGTTAGACTGAGGCTAAGACTCTTAGCCTAAGATTGAGTGGTTACCATAAGTAAAAGCCCAGCAACGGCCAAGCATCCAGTCGTTGACAAGCTTATATATCTAAGATCTCTTCCAGCCTCCATTTTACAACAACAGTGTTAGCTCTTTTGGATCAGGGTTTAGACTTTGAGAcacaaaaaaatccaaacttaCCAGTAAGGTGCCTTCAAGACTCAGAGTACTCGGAGTGATGGATAAAGCAAGAAAATATGGTATTATGACCTTGTGCATCTGTCACAAATATGTATTTCAACTGTTTAGAAACAGATAAAGCAAGAAAACGCGTTGCTATGAACACCTGACAAAATGTAAAgaaggaaaacaaaaataataccTCAAATGTGACAACCTTGTCTTGTGTGAAGATGCCAGGGAACAGCCATGGAATTGCTGTGCCAATGGTTCCCACTACTATTCCTAGTGTAGCACCAATGATAACGAGTGACTTCAGAAGCATTCTGGCCTACAGAAAACAGCGCAGAACAGAGAAGTGTCTAAGTaaaagcaagaagaagatgtaCCAATGGTTTACTcaatttactttattttcacCAACAACGGGGCTTACTTTAGGCAAATTCCGATTGATTCCGAATAACAACTCAGGCATAAAGGACTGTGCAGTTTGAGAGAGAGGCTCTCCCAAAATTGTACAAATGTTATATGTCTGAAGCATAACCTAGAGACCAAAAGAGCCGGAGAAGTGTTATAGAACAAACTCAAAGAAGGAGACATATATACAAGGACATATCACCTGATGAGCAGCTATGACGCTTGTTCCCATTGATGTAGCAAAGTAAACAaggagagaataaaacaaaacctaaTGGGAGAAACACAAAAATATCATCTACGTATAAAACAACCGAATGTCAAATGAAGTAGTAACCTTTGACATCATAGTCATAAAGACTGGGGCAGCCAGACCAATGATGGTTAAGAGTTCACTTGGAGAAGGAACACAGAGTGAGAAAGCGTTGTATCCTTTCTTGTTCAATGCATCCATCATCATATAAGCTGCAACAACCTAAATACATCTCGAATTAAAACCATATTGATAACCAGCTTATAAACGGAACCTTATAGATATGTCAGCTTACTTGTGACACCATAGTTGCCCAAGCTGCACCTGCTATACCGTATCCTAGAAAGGTGCATAAGATCAGATCACCAGCCCCGTTTATTGCACTAGCAACAGCCAGTGCCTTTAAAGGCCCCCATGAGTCTTTCATACCAAGACTGAGAAAAAGGATTGTGAACGTAACAGTGAGATATATTAATCCTCTCGGTAACTTTTAAGGCCCCACAGTCAGAAGTGTGCGACAATGCTGAAACTTTGGACTTGCAAATGAAAATGAGGTATAAGGGGACCTTGCACTTTGAGCAACCCATCCGATGAGAACAGCTGGCCATGCCAAACCACGAATCtgagaatgaaaaaaaaaaaaaaacaatggtcACTTGaaaggaagaaagaagaaagtcacttaaaattcaaattttccTCAAGAATTAACAACACTCAAGGCTATCAAACATACTATCCATAGTCATGGAGCCACCAGTCAACAAAACcacaaaacatattataatttgaaaaattacaTCATAAGAAAATAGTACAAACCTGAACATATGTATTTGCAGCCGGGACAATCTCAGCATTCTTTGCCCCTGTAAAAGCTGAAAGAAGACTAAACCGTCAAAAGGTCTGTTGATTCGGTACTACTCACAAACTTGTTACTGTTCAGCTAcaagacaaaatatttattgttaCCAGTTAGTACCCCGGAACCAAATAGTCTTGTAAGCGCCATCATCACGACTCCACAAGCCAAGCCGATGAAAAGCAAGATGGATATCTGATGTTGTACCTCATCTTTATCCTGCAGGAAGTTGCTAATAAATGtacataaatacataaataaaaatctccagaaaattcatttataaattaaCTGACCCCGCGAGCAAGAGAAGTGGCAACAAGATTTGAAGTGGCAACTGAGAGGAACATGAAAGTATAAGACAAATAATCACATACAACTGTTGCAGGACCTGTTTCATCCATAAtgaaattaaaatcaaatttattctcaaaaaaaaaaaaaaaaaaaattaaaatcaaatgtTCAGAAGTGACGTATGTCTGAAACCTGAGAGAGCAAAAAAAGATCAGAGGCTAAATAGAACATTACCTAAAGCAGCGAGTTCGAGAGAGCTTCCTTGACCAATGACGGCCGTGTCAATGAGACTCATCAAGGGACCACATAGCCACAGTCCAGCAGCAGGTCCCGTAAACATGACTATCTCTTTCATCTGTCCCCATATACTCTGATCCGCTAAATCATCTATCTTCTTCGCTTCTTCTACTTCCACCTCAGCCGACTCTTGTACAACAAGCTCAATCGATCCATCAACAACAAGCTCCTGATTAGGACTAGAACAGTTTCTTAGAAACCTGTGAGACTTAACAGAGCTCCTGAAACTCGGGAATGGAGGCTTACATGCCCGTAAATTGACTGAAGGTGGGAATGGCAGCTTATGGTTAGAAGAAATAGAGGAAACAATGAAAGTTAGGGTTTTGCACTGGATCTGCATActgtctttctttctttctttcttcttcctctgctttgGCTTGAAAGCTTCTCAGGCGACTAACTGATAAAAAACAACACACCAACTCATTTCTCCAAGTTTACTTGCAACTTGTAAGCATTCGGTTTAACAATTGGTATGTAAACCTAAACCGGTTATCCAAATTCAAAACCAGGCAGCCCTTTGATCGTTATTTAACAAGGCAATGTGTGATCGTAAACGAGTCCTTCTTTTTGGTGTCGGAGACAAAAGCTAAGACGATCTTTTAAATTAATGCATCAGCTCACTGATGAGATAGTGACCCTAATTTGTATTCTTGTGACTTGCAAGTTGCAAGCAGTTGCGTCTTTTATCCCATTTCATTTCGAGTCCACCAGAAAAGAACTTACTGGCTTTTTTGTTAAGCCCatagaaataaaatttgtaCCTTGTGATAGTCCGGCCCGACCAAAAACCTACAGAACTCGTAGATATTTGAGTtcgacaaaataaaaaaatttgagttTCGTCCAGTTTTAATTACCCGAAAATATTTTAGATCTATATTTCACGGTTCGGTCTGaccatattataattttttttaggtttCTGGGCTTATCAAAATAATTCATTATAACACTTTATCTGCAATTTTCAccattttgaaatatttttattttcataaagaaTTAGTTTCAATTATTCAtcttcaaataaaaatcaatctaaattgtttttttacagtttaaaatcatattataagcTTACTAAATTTAACAAAAGTTAAATAACCATAGGTAAACTAAAACTAAGTATNNNNNNNNNNNNNNNNNNNNNNNNNNNNNNNNNNNNNNNNNNNNNNNNNNNNNNNNNNNNNNNNNNNNNNNNNNNNNNNNNNNNNNNNNNNNNNNNNNNNCAAAAAGATACCAATgatcaaaaaattatatgatatgaAGTATCACTTATAGATGTTTggattgaatatatatatatatgtatatacatatatactatagtatattatatatataatatatatataataaatgtaaatattcGATATcgtttaattaatgtatatgccgtatacaaatatataaatacttaatttcgaaatttaatATTGAAAATGTACTGAGACCTGgattttttatagatttaaaCATTTCCATATAAGAATTTTGAAGTGTATCATTATACAACAATGCAATACACTGCTGTTAATTATCTACTCTGTTAAATTAGAGTCCTATTTGAAAGTTACCATGGCATGTTTTAGTTTTGGACTTATTTAAAATGTTGTGACTAAACATACAATACATCATTACATTAATAACATGACATACCAAATGAAATTATATCTAATTAAACGTGCACCTATTTCTATCTAATCTAAATAAAACtgagttttcattttttatctactgaaaaaatattttcatttaggTTTTAAATGGTCcaacaaaacattaaacaatatttacatcATTATAACTAAATTGAATGTCCGTAACAGCTTTACCGCATTATAGTTGGAGTCAATTCGTAAataagatttttaaataaattttatgtatcATGGAATACAAAAGCTcgacatttaaatatatatataaacactattagaatatttaaaaatacagttACGAATTCtcatatatataagaataaatatataagataattaaattTAGAGGTATTTGGCTGGAAATACAAGAAACTaaagataataaaacatatacaaCAACTTCTTAATTAAGCACACAGGTAATGTCTCTGAATGTGGAATTACCTCTATGTCCCCTATATAGATTATATCTCTTCACAACAGAGAATGTCAGAGTGTCAGtagaaatatatgttttatctTCTTTGTTCCCACTTGTATTGAAAACTTAATCACGACTAAAAGCGCGTGAAAAACATATATGAAGGTGggataaatacaaaatttttatCTTCAGTTGTTCCCTATTGGACAGGATTCATTGACCTATTGCAAGTGTGTACAAATCTTCTTTTAGAGAATTTCTAAAGCTCtttatcctttttattttttaaaggcTTCTGCACTCCAATAGCTTTTCATCCTTCATATTTAAAGAGGTGAACAGTTTGATTGTTGCTAACATGGGATCTTGTGAAGATTCTAAGTAGACATGACATAAACTTATCTTCTTGGTCGTGAATGATAtgctctattttttttttcatttctgtaaacaagaagaaagaaagaatgagTGGGATGGAGAAAGTTGGATTTAGTAAATGTGATTTTTTCATTTGgtaaatctattatttatacacaaaataaatatggttGGAGGTTATCTTATTTACTAAATATTGTTAGATGTTGGAtagtaaaataacaaaatttcatTTAATGGTTGATGAGACAAAGAAATCTATTTAAATGGCCTATTGAATGGTGTGGATCAATTGAATATGGTTGGAGGTTGCTTATGGTTGGAGGTTGGAGGTTCAAggttagataaaaaaaatgacAAAGTTTCAATTTAATGGTTGATGAGACATAGTAATatttattcttatatatatacatgcattTGCATCTACGAACATATCAACAAACTTCTAATAAAAGTGAATTTTAATATCGAAAATTCATCTTTTcaaaattcttcttcttcttcagactcaTTTGAGTTTGATCAATGGATAATTGATGAAAATGAGACAATAGAGAGATAACAACAAATTGCAGTCAATTTGTTTATCAACAATAATTGTCTTATTCACCAACTCAATCAGGAAAATAATCATGTAAGTCACCGTGGTTCTATCATCGGTCATGCAGTTATTTTTTCGTTATAGAGAAAATATTCATCGTAATTTGTACAATGATTATTTTTCTGATCATCATGTGTATGGTGAAAGAGAGTTCCATCGTTGATTTAGAATGCCACGAAGGTTATTTTTTCACCTTGTCGATACCGTCAAGCAATATGACAACTACTTCAACCAACGACGTGATGCATCTGGTAGACTTGGATTATCAACTTTACAAAAAAGTAACTGCTGCTCTTCGGATCTTGGCATATGGCATGCCAGATGATGCGACCGATGAATACATTAAAATAGGAGAGTCCACAGCAAATGATTGCATGAAAACATTTTTTCGTGCaattgtatttgtttttttcagagTGGTATCTCAGGTCACCAACACTAGAGGACGTTTCTAGGCTTCTCAATATTGGCCAACAACGCGGATATCCTGGAATGTTAGGCAGTTTTGATTGTATGCATTGGAAGTGGAAAAACTGTCCAACAACATGGGCAGGACAATTTGCAGTTCGTAGCAGATCACCTACGATCATTCTCGAAGCGGTTGCAGATTATGATCTATGGATATgacatgtatttttttgaatgCCGGAAAGCAACAACGATATTAATGTTCTGAACTCTTCCAATTTATTTTCCAAGCTTGCTCAAGGTACCACTCCTCCAGCTAATTACACAATTCAAGGTCAAGAATATAACATGGGTTATTATTTGGCTAATGGTATATATCCTAAATGGTCAACAATTGTTCAAACAATAAGTGATCCCCAAGGTCCAAAGAAAAAATTGTTTGCCGCAAGACAAGAATCATGTCGGAAAGATGTTGAACGAGCTTTCGGAGTTCTACAAACCAAATTTGCTATCGTCGCAGGATCCTCAAGTTATTGGAAGAAAGAGGTATTGCATGATATAATGACTTCTGTATATAATGCATAACATGATAATTGAAGATGAACAAGATTCAACACATCGATTCAAGATGCAAGACCGGCGCTGCCAAATAATGTTGAGATGACCATAAACAAAGATATGCGTTTCAAAAACTTTTAGCACGTAATCTTCGAATAAAAAATAAGGAAGCTCATTTATCACTTAAAAATGCTTTGATTGAGCATATTTGGGAGCATTACGGAAATAATCGTATtgattagttttgtattttatatatattgtaatttgaattgtttatgttttattattatatgtaatttttatgtttttatgttttaatcttttattataagtaatttgatgttataataaaatatgtttactaATTATGTCAATACCATATATTAATATGggtttattgttaatttataaaagtttagtGATTATAATGAACTATTACTGAAATTGAGGACTAAAGtgtaaaatataaacttttaagagaaaaaaattgaaagtccACCATTGGATAATCACCCCTTTAACCCTTTATTTTAAGGTAGACCCACAAAAAAATGAAGGGGCTTTGTTAGAGATGCTCTTAGATGTTATTGATACGAAAATTACGAAAGAAAACCATGGTTTTTTACAATAAGTTACGATAAGTAATCATAATCGACTCTTACGTAATGACattatataaatgattcatAATAGAACCCATTATATATTACAAACAAGCATAATTACAACATTTTAATACGGGTAACTAGTAAAACAATAGCTTCATACAAACCATAACCAGCATACTAATAATTATTACTAAGACAAACCTTGTAAACATGACTTAAGATCCAGGTGTCAGAAACATCTATTTTTTCATGTAATAGACGAGTATGGCAGTAGCTATTGCAAGCCCTCACCATAATAAAGAAACAATTTTGCGGACCATCTTGTTAGTCTCGTTGATAAGTCCTGTAACATGAGCTTCAATGGACTTCAAAGTTTCATTTACTCAACCAGAACACTGAGAAACTACTAGTGCAGCAATCTGACCATTAGCAATCTTCTTCCTGGATTATCATCAGTCCATGCTATTATCAGCACAGTTGGCTTTGCACAGTGGCAAAATGGACCATCATTTGTTGTTCGTCGACCCAATTGACGCCGATGAACTTTGACTATTAGGCATGGTTGTTTGATGTTAAGAGACAAAGCTGCAGAAAGTAATGTGCTTAAACTCGAGTTTTAAATGTGTATAATGGAAAGTTCAAGTGAAAACACGTGTAGATTTTACGTTCCACTTGTTTGTCTCGAGAATGCAAAATTATGTGGTATTAAAACGTACAACAATGACTATAAATTGGTTCAGAGAGATGAATAGGAAGAGCAAAAGGTTTTTAGTTACTAACCAAATGTTAAATTAGTAGCAAACCAAACCGCTCGAAGATAAggacaaaattaaaaattaaaaatataatattgctACTCTCTATGATGTGTCAAAGATATTTTCTTCATGATATCCAACACTAATCATGAATAGTGACGCATACATATAGCTACACGGCTACATTTAATGCGTTTGGCTGAAACTCCATTGGTAAAGCTGTATTACTGTAAGTATGTATCCCCATTTGGCTATAAATTAACACTACCATCAACACCAACTTAGTAAGAAAAGCAAAAAACCTTTTGTTTGGGAGATTTCGGATATCGATCGCTGTTAACATCTTTAAAGGTTGATGTATGCTCTCTATCTaggattttttttaagaaaagtaaaattttccttttctatctataattttaaaagtcttATGTTACTAGTTAAAAAACCGTAATCCAactaactatatttttttttcatatattcaGATGGGAACGGTTGTGAGAATTGTTCAAGCTGTGTGGGAGAAGACGCCAACGGGGGATTGGGGATTTGATGAAAACCCAGCTATGACAGAAGAAACCGTCAAAATCAAGCCTAACGACCCTTACCAGGGTTTTGGTGAAGATGATTCGTATAAGGCTTGATCAAGGGGTCCTCACTCCGGTGGCGTTAACCTATCAGCTCCCTGATTGGATGCTCTCACCTAAAGGTGCATGGTCACCACCGATATTTTGTCAACTATGTGGAGACCATGTTAAGTGTGAGGGAGTATATGAACGAACCGGATATGTATGTAACAAGCGGATCTGAGCTTGTTGCAAAATACGAGTTTCTCTGTCGAACCCCATTCACAGTAGGGGATAAGAGCTTCTT
This genomic stretch from Raphanus sativus cultivar WK10039 chromosome 3, ASM80110v3, whole genome shotgun sequence harbors:
- the LOC108844113 gene encoding protein DETOXIFICATION 46, chloroplastic codes for the protein MQIQCKTLTFIVSSISSNHKLPFPPSVNLRACKPPFPSFRSSVKSHRFLRNCSSPNQELVVDGSIELVVQESAEVEVEEAKKIDDLADQSIWGQMKEIVMFTGPAAGLWLCGPLMSLIDTAVIGQGSSLELAALGPATVVCDYLSYTFMFLSVATSNLVATSLARGDKDEVQHQISILLFIGLACGVVMMALTRLFGSGVLTAFTGAKNAEIVPAANTYVQIRGLAWPAVLIGWVAQSASLGMKDSWGPLKALAVASAINGAGDLILCTFLGYGIAGAAWATMVSQVVAAYMMMDALNKKGYNAFSLCVPSPSELLTIIGLAAPVFMTMMSKVLFYSLLVYFATSMGTSVIAAHQVMLQTYNICTILGEPLSQTAQSFMPELLFGINRNLPKARMLLKSLVIIGATLGIVVGTIGTAIPWLFPGIFTQDKVVTFEMHKVIIPYFLALSITPSTLSLEGTLLAGRDLRYISLSTTGCLAVAGLLLMLLSNGGFGLRGCWFALVGFQWARFSLALVRLLSREGVLYSEDTSKYAEKVKAA